GGGCGCTTCACCCTCAACCTCGATTCCCACAAGCTGTTCGATGCGGAAGGCGGCGAGATCCCGCTGACAGGCATGGAGTTCGACCTGCTGAAGGCCTTCGCCGACAACCCCAACCGGGTGCTCAGCCGCGACCAGTTGCTGAACCTGGCGCACAACCGCGACTGGGAGCCCTTCGACCGCTCCATCGACATCCGCATCGCCCGGATCCGCCGCAAGATCGAGAGCGACCCCGCCAAACCCCAGGTCATAAAGACCGTGCGCGGCGCCGGTTACATCTACTCGACCGCGAAGTCCTGACCCCGGCTCAAGCGGGCAGCGGCTGGAAGCTCTCCGCCCGGGCCATGTTCCAGAAACGGGTGTAGTCGGCCCTGTCACAGCCGCCGTTGGTGAGCGCGCCCGCCTCCAGGGTCCAGTAGGCCTCCTCGGCGGAGAGCGTCTCGCCGTTCTTCTGGCGCACCATGATGTGACGCGGCTGCAATTCGTCGGGCCGGTCGAAGCCGGCGGCGCCGACGATCTCGGCCAGGGCCTCCAAGGTGTTGCGGTGGAAGCGGGCGACCCGCTGGGCCTTGTCCTCCACCACCAGGGCGCGCTGGCGCAAGGGATCTTGCGTCGCCACGCCGGTGGGGCAGCGGTTGGTGTGGCACGACTGCGCCTGGATACAGCCGATGGAGAACATGAAGCCGCGCGCCGAGTTGCACCAGTCGGCGCCGAGGGCGTGGGCGAAGACCAGGTCGAAGGCGCTGACCAGCTTGCCGCCGGCGCCGAGCTTGATGTCGTCGCGCAGGCCGGCGCCGATCAGCGTATTGCGCACGAAAGTGAGCCCCTCGGCCAGCGGCGTGCCCAGGTGGTCGGCAAACTCCACCGGCGCCGCGCCGGTGCCGCCCTCCTTGCCGTCCACCACGATGAAATCGGGGCGGATGCCGGTCTCCAGCATGGCCTTCACTATGGCCATGAACTCCCAGCGGTGGCCGATGCAGAGCTTGAAACCGACCGGCTTGCCGCCGGAGCCCTCGCGCAGGTCCTGTAGGAAGTGCATGAACTGGGTCGGCGAGGAGAAGGCGCTGTGCCCGGCCGGCGAGATGCAGTCCTTGCCCATCGGGATGCCGCGCGCCTCGGCGATCTCCGGCGTGATCTTGGCCGCCGGCAGCATGCCGCCGTGCCCCGGCTTGGCGCCTTGAGAGAGTTTCACCTCGATCATCTTCACCTGCTCGGCCTGGGCCTGTTCGGCAAAGCGCGCGGGGTCGAAGCACCCGCCGGCGTCGCGGCAGCCGAAGTAGCCGCTGCCCAGTTCCCAGATCAGGTCGCCGCCGCCCTGGCGATGGTAGCGGCTGATGCTGCCTTCGCCGGTGTCGTGGGCAAAGCCGCCCAGCCTGGCCCCCGTGTTGAGCGCCAGGATGGCGTTGCCGCTCAAGGCGCCGAAGGACATGGCGGAGATGTTGTAGACCGAGGCATCGTAAGGCCGCGTGCAGGCCGCCCCGCCGATCTTGACGCGGAAGTCGTGGTGGTTCGGCGGCTTGGGCGCCATGGAATGGGTCAGCCAGGCGTAGCCCGCGCCATAGACGTCGACCCGTGTCCCGAAGGGACGCTTGTCCTCAACGCCCTTGGCGCGCTGATAGACCAGGGAGCGCTCGGCGCGGCTGAAGGGCTCTTCGTCGCGCTCGCTCTCGATGAGGTACTGGCGGATCTCCGGGCGGATGCCCTCGAAGAGCCAGCGCATATGGCCGATGACCGGATAGTTGCGCAGGATGGCGTGGCGCTGCTGCACCACGTCCCAGACACCGAGCAGGCTCAAAGCCAGCAGCGGAAAGAAGCCGGCGAGGAACCAAGCCTGCCAGGCACTGAGGCCCGCGAAGACCACGGCCAGAAAGACGACGACGGCAAAAACCAGGTAACGGGTCAGCATGAGGGCACCCCCGGCAGGGACAGGATCCCTTGCCCTCTAGAGCGATCCGTGAAGCCGGTCAAGGGTCAGGGCGGGTCCAGACGGTCTCCGGGCCCGCCCCGCCCTCTCTGCGGCCTGGGTCTCTTATTGGATGCCGAGGATTTCCTTGGCCTGGGCCAAGGCGTCGACCGAAGCCTGGTGCTCGCCGCCTTGGTGCAGACGTTCACCTTCGTTGCGCAGTTCCATGACCTGCGCCTTCTGATCGTCGCCCAGGCTGGCCGCCTGCAACGCCTGGTCGATCTTGGCGATGTCGGTGGGGCACTGAAAGGCGAAGGCGGGGGCGGCGAAGGCCAGGGACAGAAGGGCCGCGGGAATCAATGCTTTCATCTCGAACTTCCTCCGAGGATGGCTGTGAAGATCAAGGCAGAGCGGCAGGACCAGTGAACCCCATCGACCCGGCTTTCCGCCAGGGCCTTTCGCGGGCCAAGGGGCCGGCGGCCGATCACAACCCCGTGATCACGTCAGCTTTCCGGGAAATTCGGGGCCTTTATAGCCGCCAGCCAGGAAATCTGCCGCCGCGCCTGGGCCAGCGCCGCCGCGGCGCCGTCGAATACCTGGTCGCCGAAGAAGCCGACGGGGAACCAGCCGCGGGGATCTTCCGCATCGCGGCGGTATTCCTCGAAGCCGAAGGTCCCGTCCGGCCGCCGGAAGACGTCGACGCAGCGGCTCCCGCCCGAAGCGCAAGAACCGGGTGCATTGATGGAAGCGACGACGGTGTTCTTACCCGGCATTTGCCGCCGGCCCCAATTCGAGGGTCATGAAGGCGCTGAAGGGGTCGGGGACGTAATCGGCAAAGGGCCCGCAGGCGGTAAAGCCGAAGCGGCTGTAGAGCCCGCGCGCCGCGGCGAAGTCCTCGGTGGCGCCGGTCTCCAGGCTGAGGCGCCGGTAACCGCGGGCCCGCGCCGCGGCCAGGATGTGCTCCACCATGCGGCGCGCCACGCCGCGGCCGCGCGCCGCCGCCGCCGTGTGCATGGACTTGATTTCGCCGTGGGTGGGATCGAGCTGCTTCAGCGCGCCGCAGCCGAGCAGCGCCGCGCCCTCCCAGAGCGTCCAGAAGGTGACTTCCGGTGCGCGCAACGCTTCCAGGTCCAGCGCGTGCACGCTCTCCGGCGGCGAGATCGACCGCATGAGGTCCAGGTGCGCTTCCAGCAGTGCCGCGATCTCGGGCCCGCGCAGGTCGTCTTCACGGATGAGCATGGGTCGTACGGTGACGTTGTTGGAGCATTGAAAATGCCCCAGCCGTACCAATCGAGGCAACCCCGGCGAAGCCTAGCGATACCGTCACCCTCGCACTTGTTGCGAGGGTCCAGGGGAAACATCCCGGTGGCGGCCCTGGATGCTCGGGACAAGCCCGAGCATGACGATAAAGGGGGCCGCTACGCCACCCTTCGGCCCGCCGTATAGACCGTGCGGATCACCGGGTGGCCGCCGACCTGGCGCACCCGCAGCAGGTCCGCGCGCTTGCCCGGCGCGATCGCGCCGCGGTCGTCGAGGCCGGCAGCTTTGGCGGCGTTGAGGCTGGCGGTCTTCACCGCCTCGGGCAGAGACATGCCGACATCGTCCCCGGTGAGGCGCAGCGTGGCGGCGAGCAGGGAGATCGGCACGTAGTCGGAGGCCAGCACGTCCAGCAGGCCCGCCCTGGCGAGGTCGAGGGCCGAGAGATTGCCGGACTGGCTGCCGCCCTTCACCACGTTGGGCGCGCCCATGATGGTGATCATCCCCCGTGCCTTGGCCGCCTCCGCCGCCACCAGGGTGGTCGGGAACTCGGAGAGGGTCATGCCCAGGCGCGCCGCCTCCTCGACATGATCCAGGGTCTCGTCGTCGTGGGCGGCGACGGGGAGGCCGCGCTCCAGCGCCATCTTGGCCACCGCCTCGCGGTAGGTCGGCGCGAAGGTGCGCGAGGCCTCGGCATCCTGCTTGAAGCGCTCGTCCACCTGGTCTTCGGGCACGTGGAACAGCTTCACCAGCACCTCGCGGTATTTCTCCGGGTCGGGGAACTGGCGCTGGCCGACGGTGTGCTCCATCACCGAGACGAGCTGCAGCAGCGGGTGGTCCATCTGCGGGGCAACCTGGTCCAGCAGCGTCGGGTCGGTCACCTCGCAGCGCAGGTGCAAGAGGTGCTGGCTGCGGAAGACACCCAGTTCCTCGCCCTTTTCCACCGCGGCCATGATCTGGCCCAGCAGGTCGCGGCGTGTCTGGTCGGCGTCGCGCAGACCCACCACCAGGGAATCGAAGACCGTGGTGATGCCCGCCGCCGCCACCTGGGCGTCGTGGGCGATGGCCGCCTGCAGGGGGTCCCAGTGGACGCCGGGGCGCGGCACCACGTGGCGCTCGCAGTGATCGGTGTGCAGATCAATGAGGCCGGGGATCAGCAGCTCGCCGCCGCAGTCCAGGGCATCGCCCGCCACGGCGCCGCCGTCCTCCACCGCGGTGATGACGCCGTCCTCCACGGTGACTCTGCCGCGGAAGACCGCGTCCGCCGTCACCACCTCGGCGTTGGCGAGGCGCAGGGAATTGTCCTCCGCCGAATTCAGTCGCTCCGAATCCACTACCTGCAACATCACATCACCCGTTTTGCGTCACGCCAGACCGTTTTCACGATGGGCTGGCCTTCGATCACCGCCACCCGCAGCAGATCGGCCTTGAGGTCCGGCTCGATGCGGCCACGATCGGCGAGCCCCGCGGTCGCCGCCGGGGCGGCGCTGACCGTGGCCACCGCCCGCGGCAGATCCAGGCCGTGAGCCGGATCGGTAAGACGGAAAGCCGCCTGCACCAGGCTTGCCGGTACATAGTCGGAGGCCAGATTGTCGAGCAGTCCTTCGGCGGCCAGCGCCGCCACCGATACATTACCGGAATGGGAGCCGCCACGCAGCAGGTTCGGCGCGCCCATGACAATCTTCATACCATTGTCACGCGCCGCCTTGGCCGCCGCCAGGGTGGTCGGGAATTCGGAAACGGTGATGCCCAGTTCCGCCGCCTCCGCCACGTGCTCCGGCGTCTCGTCGTCGTGGCTGGCCAGCGCCAGGCCGCGCTCCCGGGCGCGCCGGGCCAGATCGCGGCGGTTGCGCGGCACCGTGAACTCCTGCGCCGCCAGCAGGCGCTCGATATGGGCGTCGGCCTCGGCCTCGCTGAGCTTCAGATTCTTCATGCTGCGCTCGCGGAAGCGCTCGATGTCAGGATATTGGCGGTGGCCCGGGGCATGGTCCATCAGCGACATCATGCCGACGGCGGCATGGTCGGCGACCTCGTCGAAGAGATCGACCACCACCTCGTCGGTGACCTCACAGCGCAGGTGGACGATGTGGTCGGCGCGCAGCATGGCCTTGTCGCGGGCCTCGCGCACCGCGTCGATCATCGGGCGGAAGATCTCGCGGCGCTCCGGGTGCTTGATCGAGACTCCGACGCAGACGCAGTCGAAGCTGGTCGTGACGCCGCCGGCGGCCATCTGGGCGTCGTGGGCCATGACGGCGGAGACCATGTCCCAGAGGGTGCCGGGGCGCGGCAGCACGTGTTTTTCGAAGTGGTCGGTGTGCAGGTCGATGAGGCCGGGCAGCAGGAAATCGCCGCCCAGGTCCTCGGCCCCTTTCACGGCGGTGGCGCCGGAGGCCACCTCGGCGATTTTGCCGTCGCGCAGGTGGAGGTTGCCGTGAACGACCTCCTCCGCCAGGACAATGCGGGCGTTGCTCAGGACTCGTTCGGCCATCAGGCGACGGCCCTTTTCTTGGAGAGATCGAAGATCCGGTCGGCCACGGCCTCGCGCACCTCGTCGTCGTGGAAGATGCCGACGATGGCGGCGCCGCGCGCCTTGGCCTCGTTGATGAGGTCCACGACCACGGCGCGGTTGCCGGCGTCCAGCGAGGCCGTCGGCTCGTCGAGCAGCAGCACCGGATAGTCGGCCACGAAGCCGCGCGCGATGTTCACGCGCTGCTGCTCGCCGCCGGAGAAGGTGGCCGGCGCCAGGTCCCACATGGCCTGGGGGATGTTGAGGCGCGCCAGCAGGGCCTCGGCCTTGGCCCGGGCTGTCTCCAGGTCGGCGCCCAGGGCGTGCAGCGGCTCGGCGACGATGTCGCGCGAGGAAATGCGCGGGATGACGCGCAGGAACTGGCTGACGTAGCCGACGGTGCGGCGCCGCACCTCCAGCACCCGGTGCGGGGCGGCCCCGGCCATGTCGACCCAATCATTTTCGTGCCGCACCCAGATGTGGCCGCCGCCGGGCTTGTAGTTGGCGTAGAGCGAGCGCAGCAGGGTCGACTTGCCGGTCCCCGAGGGGCCGTAGAGCGCCACGCATTCCCCGGCGGCCACCTCCAGGGAAAGGTCGGAGAAGACAGGCAGGCGCGCGCCGCCCTGCACATGCAGGACGAAAGCCTTGGAGAGATTTTCGACGCGGATCGCCGGCGCTTTCCGGGGGTCTTTCTTTTCTTCCGTCATATCGCTCATACCTGCAGCACCGAGGAAACCAAAAGCTGGGTGTAAGGGTGGTGCGGGTCGTCCAGCACCTGGTCGGTGAGGCCGCTCTCCACCACCTTGCCGTCCTTCATCACCATCAGGCGGTCGGCCAGCAGGCGGGCGACGGCCAGGTCGTGGGTGACGATGATGGCAGAAAGCCGCAACTCACGCACCAGCCCGCGCAGCAGGTCGAGAAGTCGTGCCTGGACGGAAACATCCAGGCCCCCGGTGGGCTCGTCCATGAACACCAGGCGCGGCTTGGTCACCAGGTTGCGGGCGATCTGCAGGCGCTGCTGCATGCCGCCGGAGAAGTGCTTGGGCTTGTCGTCCATGCGGGAGAGGTCCATCTCCACCTTGGTCAGCCAGTCCTCCGCCTCCCGGCGGATGGCGCCGTAGTGGCGCGCGCCCACGGCCATGAGCCGCTCGCCGACGTTGCCGCCGGCGCTGACGTCCATGCGCAGGCCGTCGCGCGGGTTCTGCATGACCACGCCCCAGTCGGTGCGCAGCAACAGGCGGCGCTCCGGCTCGGAAAGGGCGTAGATGTCGCTGAGGCCGCGGCCGCGCAGGTCGTACTCGACGAGGCCATTGGTCGGCGCGAGACGCGCGGAGAGGCAGTTCAGCAGCGTGGTCTTGCCGGAGCCGGACTCGCCGACGACGCCCAGCACCTCGCCGCTGTGCAGCTCGAAGGAAATGTCGGAGCAGGCCAGCAGGCTGCCGAAGGCGTGGGTCAGGTTGCGCACGCGCAGCAGGGGCGAAGAGGTGTCCATGGTCACGCTTCCTCCCCTTCGGCAGCGCCCACGGCAGCCGCATAGGCCTTGGCTGCCGCCTCCGACAGCTTGCCCTCGTGCCCCTCGGCGCGCCGCCGGGCGCAGTAGTGGGAGTCGGAGCAGACGTACATCTTGCCGCCCCGGTCATCCAGGATCACCTCGTCCAGGAAGGTGTCCTCCGCCCCGCAGAGGGCGCAGTCCTCCTCCCACTGCTGGACCGCGAAGGGATGATCGTCGAAGTCCAGGCTCTTCACCTTGGTGTAGGGCGGGATGGCGTAGATGCGCTTCTCGCGCCCGGCGCCGAAGAGCTGCAGGGCCGGGAAGCCGTCCATCTTGGGATTGTCGAACTTGGGGATCGGCGTCGGCGACATGAGATAGCGGTCGTTCACCATCACCGGGTAGGAGTAGGAGGTGGCGATCTCGCCGAAGCGGGCGATGTCCTCGTAGAGCGAGACCTGCATCAGGCCGTATTCCTTGTAGGCGTGCATCTTGCGGCACTCGGTCTCGCGCGGCTCCAGGGGGCGCAGGGGCTCCGGCTGCGGCACCTGGTAGACGATGATCTGGTCCTCCGCCATGGGGTCTTCCGGTACCCGGTGGCGGGTCTGCACGATGCTTGCCTCCGCCGTCGCCTCGGTGGTCGGCACCTCGGCCACGCGGGCGAAGAAGCGGCGGATGTTCACGGCGTTGGTGGTGTCGTCGGCGCCCTGGTCGATGACCTTCAGGGTGTCGTCCCTGCCGATGATGCTGGCCGTCACCTGCATGCCGCCGGTACCCCAGCCGTAGGGCAGCGGCATCTCGCGCCCGCCGAAGGGCACCTGGTAGCCGGGCAGCGCCACGGCCTTCAGGAGGCAACGCCGGATCATGCGCTTGGTCTGCTCGTCAAGGTAGGCGAAGTTGTAGCCGTCTTCGGCTTCTGTCGCTTTCTGCTGTGCGGCGCTCATCACTCGGCGGCCTCCTGGTGCTCTTCGTCGTGGCGCTTGCGCAGCGAGCGGATGAGCTGCAGCTCCGACTGGAAGTCGACGTAGTGCGGCAGCTTCAGGTGCTGCACGAAGCCGGAGGCCTCCACGTTGTCGGAGTGGTAGAGCACGAATTCCTCGTCCTGGGCCGGGTAGTCCACGGTCTCGTCCAGCTCGCGCGCCCTGAGCGCCCGGTCGACCAGGGCCATGGCCATGGTCTTGCGCTCGCAGTGCCCGAAGGAAAGGCCGTAGCCGCGGGTGAACTGCGGCGGCCGCTCGGCGGAACCGGCGAACTGGTTGATCATCTGGCACTCGGTGACGGTGATCTCGCCCAGCTCGATGGGAAAGCCCAGTTCCTCGGGCACGAACTCCACCGCCACCTCGCCCAGGCGGATCTCGCCGGCGAAGGGGTGGTTGCGGCCGTAGCCGCGCTGGGTCGAGTAACCCAGCGCCAGCAGGAAGCCCTCGTCGCCGCGCGCCAGGTTCTGCAGGCGGACATCGCGCCCGGCGGGAAAGCGCAGGGGCTCGCGGGTCAGGTCCGCCACGCTGCCCTCGTCGCCGTCCGGGGCGACCTCTTCCTCGATCAGGCCTTCGTGGTTCAGGATGTCGGTCACCCGCGGGATGTTCTCGTCGACGCCGGTCTCGGCGGCCTCGGCCTGCGGCGCCCCGGCGCCCTCCTCCGCCGCCAGGGCGAAGTCGAGCAGGCGGTGGGTGTAGTCGTAGCTCGGCCCCAGCACCTGGCCACCCGGCAGATCCTTGTAGGCGGCGGAGATGCGCCGGCGCACCGCCATCTTGGAGGTGTCGATGG
The sequence above is drawn from the Pelagibius sp. CAU 1746 genome and encodes:
- the phnK gene encoding phosphonate C-P lyase system protein PhnK, which gives rise to MDTSSPLLRVRNLTHAFGSLLACSDISFELHSGEVLGVVGESGSGKTTLLNCLSARLAPTNGLVEYDLRGRGLSDIYALSEPERRLLLRTDWGVVMQNPRDGLRMDVSAGGNVGERLMAVGARHYGAIRREAEDWLTKVEMDLSRMDDKPKHFSGGMQQRLQIARNLVTKPRLVFMDEPTGGLDVSVQARLLDLLRGLVRELRLSAIIVTHDLAVARLLADRLMVMKDGKVVESGLTDQVLDDPHHPYTQLLVSSVLQV
- a CDS encoding alpha-D-ribose 1-methylphosphonate 5-triphosphate diphosphatase, encoding MAERVLSNARIVLAEEVVHGNLHLRDGKIAEVASGATAVKGAEDLGGDFLLPGLIDLHTDHFEKHVLPRPGTLWDMVSAVMAHDAQMAAGGVTTSFDCVCVGVSIKHPERREIFRPMIDAVREARDKAMLRADHIVHLRCEVTDEVVVDLFDEVADHAAVGMMSLMDHAPGHRQYPDIERFRERSMKNLKLSEAEADAHIERLLAAQEFTVPRNRRDLARRARERGLALASHDDETPEHVAEAAELGITVSEFPTTLAAAKAARDNGMKIVMGAPNLLRGGSHSGNVSVAALAAEGLLDNLASDYVPASLVQAAFRLTDPAHGLDLPRAVATVSAAPAATAGLADRGRIEPDLKADLLRVAVIEGQPIVKTVWRDAKRVM
- a CDS encoding carbon-phosphorus lyase complex subunit PhnI; this encodes MYVAVKGGEQAILNSHKLIAEERRGDTAVPELSLAQIKVQMQLAVDRVMTEGSLYDRDLAALAIKQAQGDLVEAIFLLRAYRTTLTRFGESAPIDTSKMAVRRRISAAYKDLPGGQVLGPSYDYTHRLLDFALAAEEGAGAPQAEAAETGVDENIPRVTDILNHEGLIEEEVAPDGDEGSVADLTREPLRFPAGRDVRLQNLARGDEGFLLALGYSTQRGYGRNHPFAGEIRLGEVAVEFVPEELGFPIELGEITVTECQMINQFAGSAERPPQFTRGYGLSFGHCERKTMAMALVDRALRARELDETVDYPAQDEEFVLYHSDNVEASGFVQHLKLPHYVDFQSELQLIRSLRKRHDEEHQEAAE
- a CDS encoding alpha-D-ribose 1-methylphosphonate 5-phosphate C-P-lyase PhnJ, which codes for MSAAQQKATEAEDGYNFAYLDEQTKRMIRRCLLKAVALPGYQVPFGGREMPLPYGWGTGGMQVTASIIGRDDTLKVIDQGADDTTNAVNIRRFFARVAEVPTTEATAEASIVQTRHRVPEDPMAEDQIIVYQVPQPEPLRPLEPRETECRKMHAYKEYGLMQVSLYEDIARFGEIATSYSYPVMVNDRYLMSPTPIPKFDNPKMDGFPALQLFGAGREKRIYAIPPYTKVKSLDFDDHPFAVQQWEEDCALCGAEDTFLDEVILDDRGGKMYVCSDSHYCARRRAEGHEGKLSEAAAKAYAAAVGAAEGEEA
- a CDS encoding FMN-binding glutamate synthase family protein; amino-acid sequence: MLTRYLVFAVVVFLAVVFAGLSAWQAWFLAGFFPLLALSLLGVWDVVQQRHAILRNYPVIGHMRWLFEGIRPEIRQYLIESERDEEPFSRAERSLVYQRAKGVEDKRPFGTRVDVYGAGYAWLTHSMAPKPPNHHDFRVKIGGAACTRPYDASVYNISAMSFGALSGNAILALNTGARLGGFAHDTGEGSISRYHRQGGGDLIWELGSGYFGCRDAGGCFDPARFAEQAQAEQVKMIEVKLSQGAKPGHGGMLPAAKITPEIAEARGIPMGKDCISPAGHSAFSSPTQFMHFLQDLREGSGGKPVGFKLCIGHRWEFMAIVKAMLETGIRPDFIVVDGKEGGTGAAPVEFADHLGTPLAEGLTFVRNTLIGAGLRDDIKLGAGGKLVSAFDLVFAHALGADWCNSARGFMFSIGCIQAQSCHTNRCPTGVATQDPLRQRALVVEDKAQRVARFHRNTLEALAEIVGAAGFDRPDELQPRHIMVRQKNGETLSAEEAYWTLEAGALTNGGCDRADYTRFWNMARAESFQPLPA
- a CDS encoding GNAT family N-acetyltransferase, which codes for MLIREDDLRGPEIAALLEAHLDLMRSISPPESVHALDLEALRAPEVTFWTLWEGAALLGCGALKQLDPTHGEIKSMHTAAAARGRGVARRMVEHILAAARARGYRRLSLETGATEDFAAARGLYSRFGFTACGPFADYVPDPFSAFMTLELGPAANAG
- the phnL gene encoding phosphonate C-P lyase system protein PhnL, which translates into the protein MTEEKKDPRKAPAIRVENLSKAFVLHVQGGARLPVFSDLSLEVAAGECVALYGPSGTGKSTLLRSLYANYKPGGGHIWVRHENDWVDMAGAAPHRVLEVRRRTVGYVSQFLRVIPRISSRDIVAEPLHALGADLETARAKAEALLARLNIPQAMWDLAPATFSGGEQQRVNIARGFVADYPVLLLDEPTASLDAGNRAVVVDLINEAKARGAAIVGIFHDDEVREAVADRIFDLSKKRAVA
- a CDS encoding alpha-D-ribose 1-methylphosphonate 5-triphosphate diphosphatase codes for the protein MLQVVDSERLNSAEDNSLRLANAEVVTADAVFRGRVTVEDGVITAVEDGGAVAGDALDCGGELLIPGLIDLHTDHCERHVVPRPGVHWDPLQAAIAHDAQVAAAGITTVFDSLVVGLRDADQTRRDLLGQIMAAVEKGEELGVFRSQHLLHLRCEVTDPTLLDQVAPQMDHPLLQLVSVMEHTVGQRQFPDPEKYREVLVKLFHVPEDQVDERFKQDAEASRTFAPTYREAVAKMALERGLPVAAHDDETLDHVEEAARLGMTLSEFPTTLVAAEAAKARGMITIMGAPNVVKGGSQSGNLSALDLARAGLLDVLASDYVPISLLAATLRLTGDDVGMSLPEAVKTASLNAAKAAGLDDRGAIAPGKRADLLRVRQVGGHPVIRTVYTAGRRVA